GCCGGCCTGACCGAGCAGGAACAGGGTGAGCGCCAATGCCAGTGCCGGGTTGCGGCCGCCGAGCCCGTTGAGGTCGTCGAGGCTCGTCCCGCGATCACCACGACCCGACACGATCGACAAGATGCCGAACGACCCGATCACCATGAAGGTGTAGGCCGCGGCGTAGAACACCACTGCCGCGACACCCCGGTCGGTCGCGGCCTGCACACCGACGAGGATGAAGCCGGCGTGCGAGATCGACGAGTACGCGAGCATGCGCTTGGCGTCGCGCTGGACCACGGCCAGGACGGCGCCGACGACCAGCGTGGCGACGGCCATCGCGTAGATCGCCGGCTGCCAGTCGTCGCGATAGTCGAGGAAGGTCACGTAGAAGACCCGCACGAGGGCTGCGAAACCGGCGGCCTTGACCGCGGACGCCATGAAGGCGACGACCGGGGTGGGCGAACCCTGGTAGACGTCGGGCGTCCACGCGTGGAACGGCACGGCGGCGACCTTGAAGCCGAATCCGACGAGGAGGAACGCGAAGCCGGCCAGCAACATCGCGTTGTCGAGGATGATCACCGAGTCGAGGTAGGCACGGATCTCGAACAGGTTCAACGAGCCGGTGGCGCCGTAGATCATCGCCATGCCGTAGAGCAGGAAGGCCGAGGAGAACGCACCGAGCACGAAGTACTTCAGACCGGCCTCGAGCGACTCGGAACGGCGACTGTGCATCGCCGCCATCACATAGACGGCGATCGAGAGGGTCTCGAGCCCGAGGAAGAGCACGATCAGGTCGTTGGCGCCCGCCATGAGCACGCCGCCGGCCGCCGACAGCATCAACAGGACGTACATCTCGACCCCGTCGATGCCCTCACGACGCAGATAGTTGTCGAGCAGCAGCGCGGTCAATGTCACCGCGAGCGCGATGACGCCCCCGAAGACGAGCGCGAAACCGTCGACCCCGTACTGGGCCCCGAAGGCGGCGATCGGCGCCCCGGTGACCCGGAAGGAATCGGTCCAGACCTCGATCGTCGCGACGAACGAGATGAGGCCGACCCCGACGGTGAACGCGGCATCGAAGCCGATGTCGAGTGAGCGGACGAACGCGGCTGCGAGGAACAGCACCGCGATGAGCCCGACGTAGAAGAGCGGCGCACCGATGTCGTCGCGTACACCGGCGAGGGGCACGTCGTCGCCGACGAACCCGCCCACGATCCACATCCCGAGGACGGCGACCGGACCGAGCGTGGCCGTGGCCGCGGCGTTGAGGTCGGCGGGCATCCGCTTCACGATCGAGCGGAACATGATCAACAGCACGGCACCGACGGCGAGCGCCACCACCGGCGCGAGGGCCGACCAGATGACCTCAGGGGTCTCGACCGGATCAGCGAGCTGGAACGGCATCAGTGATCCCCTTCCTCGGTGGCAGCCTCATCTTCGCCGTGGCCCTCGGCTTCCCCGTGGCCGTCGTCGACCGGGACGATGATGTCGGCCGTCGGCTCCTCGAAGTCGGCGACGTGGAACTCGACGTGGGAGATGAGGGCGTCGACCGCTGGTTCCATCCGTTCGATCACGGGCTTGGGGTAGACGCCCATGAAGACGATGCCGAACAGGAAGGGCACCATGATGAGGCCCTCGCGCAGGGTCAGGTCCTTCATCGTGGCGTTGTCGCCCTCGGCGGGACCGTGGAAGACCCGCTGGTAGGCCCACAGGAGGTAGAGCGCGGCGATGATCACGCCGGTGGCGGCGACCACGGCCCACCAGCGGTGCGCGGCGAACGCACCGAGCAGCGTCAGGAACTCGCCCACGAAACCGTTGAGCCCGGGCAGGCCGATCGACGAGAGCATGACCACCATGAAGACGCCGGCGAAGATCGGCGCCGGCTTCTGGAGCCCACCGAGCTCGCTGATCTCACGGGTGTGGCGCCGGTCGTAGATCCAGCCGACGAGCAGGAACAGCGCACCCGTCGAGAGGCCGTGGTTGACCATCTGGAGGATGCCACCCTCGATGCCCTCGGTGTTGAGGGAGAAGGTGCCGATCACGATGAACCCGAGGTGGGCGACCGACGAATAGGCGACGAGACGCTTGAGGTCGCGCTGCATCGTGGCCGCGATGGCGCCATAGATGATGCCGATCGTTCCGAGCGTGACGAGCGCCGGCGCGAACCACACCGCCGCTTCGGGGAAGAGATAGACGCCGAAGCGCAGGAAGCCGTAGGTGCCGAGCTTGAGCATCACCGCAGCGAGGATCACCGAACCGGCGGTCGGCGCATTGGTGTGGGCGTCGGGCAACCAGGTGTGGACCGGGAACAACGGCACCTTCACGGCGAACGCCAGGGCGAACGACAAGAAGATCCATCGTGCGGTGGTGGTGGCGATGGCCTGGGAGTTGGCGAGCTCGACGAGATTGAAGGTGAGCACGCCCGTCTCGGCCTGGTTGAGGAACGCCAACGACAAGATGCCGACGAGCATCAGGGCGGAGCCGAACATCGTGTAGATGAAGAACTTGGTCGCGGCGTAGGCCCGCTCGCCGTGGCCCCACTTGCCGATGAGGAAGTACATCGGGATCAAGACGATCTCGAAGAAGACGAAGAAGGCGAAGAGATCGAGGGCGAGGAAGACGCCCATGCAGCCGGCCTCGAGGATCAGCAGCCAGGCGAAGTAGGCCTTCGGGTCGTGCTCCGCGTCGATCGCGACGATCGCCAGCGGGAAGATGACACCGGTCAGCACGACGAGCCACAGCGAGATGCCGTCGATGCCGAGCGTCCACGAGATGCCCAGACTCTCGATCCATGTGTGGGTGTCGACGAGCTGGAAATCGGCGGTGCCGGTCTGGAAGTCGGTGAGGACCCACACGGCCAGCGCGCCGGTGGCCGCCGACACGAGGAAGGCGATCTGCTTGAAGTACTCGGGCCGGCTGTTGGGCAACGCGAGCAGCACGATCGCGCCGAGGACCGGCAGGATCACGAGGGTCGAGAGCACCGGGAACGATGCGGCGACCGAATCGGCCGCCTCGGTGGCGAGAAGAAGAGAAGACATCAGAAGTTCGCCCTCGACAGGAACCAGACGAGCAGGGCGATCGCCCCGATCGCGACCATGGCGGCATACGACCGCACGAGGCCGGACTGCAGACGACGGAGTTGCCCGCCGCTGTCACGCACGATGCGCCCGACCCCGTTGACGGCGCCGTCGACGAACGTGGCGTCGAACCAGGCCACCAGGTCGAAGCTCTTGCGGCCGGGACCGCCCATGAAGTTCGTGATCGACTCGTCGTAGCGCCAGCCCCGGGCCAGGATCGGTCGCTCGATCTTCGACGCCGGGAACCGACCCTGCAGATACACCGCAGCCGCGGCCGTGATGCCCACGAGCCCGCCGAGCACGGCGATGACACCGAGGACCCACTTGGTCCCGCCCTTGAAGCTCAGGACCGTCTCGCTCTCCTCGATCACCGGCTCGAGCCAGTGTTCGAGGAAGTGCAGATCCTTCGTGAACGGGAGGTTCATCACACCCGCAACGATCGCGGCGCCGGCCAGGACCACGAGCGGAAGGGTCATCTGCCACGGTGATTCGTGCGGGTGGTACTCGCGCCGGGCACGAGCGGCTTCGGGATAGTCGTCGGGGGCGATGTCGCCGACGTTCGGGGCGTTGAACAGATCGAACTCGATCGATCCGTCGTTCATCGACGCGGCGGCCACCGTCGCGACCTGGGCCTGGGCGGCCCGCACCGCGTCTCGGGCCGCCTCGACTGCGGCCGTCGCCTCTTCGGCCGCGGCGCGGGCCTTGTCGACACCGTCCTGGGCCTTCGCCAGGTTCTTGGTGGCCTTGTCGACCGCCTTCTCGTCGCTCGGATCGGCCTCGGCCAGTTCGGCCTGGCGGGTGACGAGCTTCTCCTCGGCCTTCTCGAGCTTCTCGGCCGCCGTGACGACGGCCTTCTCGGCGTCGCCGATACCGGCTTCGGCTTCGGCGACCGCGGCCTCGGCGGACTGCACCTTGATCGCGGCCATCTCCTCGAGCTCCTCGGCCCGCACGTCGGCGAAGCGGTAGCGACCGAAGAAGGTCATGAAGACCTGGCGGCTCATGTAGAAGGCGGTGAGGATCGCGGTGATGAAGCCGACGGCCCACAGTGCCGGGCTGTCGTTCCAGGCGAAGGCGAGGATCTCGTCCTTGGACCAGAAGCCGGCGAACGGGGGCACACCGGCGATGGCGAGCCAGCCGATGATGAAGGTGATCGACGTGATCGGCATCAGCTTGCGGAGGCCGCCGTAGTGGCGCATGTCCTGGTCGTCGTCCATGCCGTGGATGACCGAGCCGGAGCCGAGGAAGAGCAGCGCCTTGAAGAAGGCGTGGGTGATCATGTGGAAGATCGCCGCCACGTAGGCGCCGGTGCCGATGGCGAGGAACATGTAGCCGAGCTGGCTGACCGTCGAATAGGCGAGCACCTTCTTGATGTCGTTCTGGGCCACCGCGATGGTGGCGGCGAACAGGGCGGTGGCCGCGCCGATCCACGCGATGGTCGTGGGCGCCCAGGCCGCCGATTCGCCGATGACGAGGTTCATCCGGGTGAGGAGGTAGACGCCCGAGGTGACCATCGTCGCCGCATGGATGAGGGCCGACACCGGGGTCGGACCGGCCATCGCGTCGGGCAGCCAGACGAACAGCGGGATCTGGGCGGACTTACCGGCGGCGCCCACGAGCAGCAGGATCGTGATCGCCGTCGCCGTCGTCTCGGCCAGCCCGCCGGCGCTCGCGAAGATGTCGGTGTACTGGATCGAACCGATCGTGGTGAACGTGAGGAACATGGCGACCATGAATCCCCAGTCACCGATGCGGTTGGTGACGAAGGCCTTCTTGCCGGCCGAGGCGTTGGCCTCGTCGGTGAACCAGAACGAGATCAGGAAGTAGGAACACGCACCCACGCCCTCCCAGCCGAGGAAGGTGAGGAGCATGTTGTCGCCCAGCACCAGCATCAGCATCGAGAAGGCGAACAGGTTCAGGTAGAGGAAGAACTTGGAGAACTTCGGGTCACCGTGCATGTACCCGATCGAGTACAGGTGGATGAGCGCGCCGACGCCGGTGACGAAGAGCGTCATCGTGACCGACAGCGGATCGACGAGGAAGCCGATGTCGACCGCGAAGTCGCCGGCCGGCACCCACTCGAAGAGCGTCTGCACGTACTGACGATCGTGGATGTCCTCCCCGACGAGGCCGAGGAACACGACCACCGACGAGACGAACGAGCCGACCATCGCGAGGGTGGCGAGCCAGCCGGCGCGGGGCTCGCCGAGCTTCGGTCCGAGGAGGAGGAGCGCGAGGAACCCGGCGAGCGGGAACGCGGGGATCAGCCAGACTGCTTCGACCATGGCCCTATCCCCTCAGCACCGAGACGTCGTCGGCGGTTGCGCCGAGTCGGCGACGGTTGATCGCGACCACGAGGGCGAGACCGACCACCACTTCGACGGCGGCGACCACGAGCACGAAGAACACTGCGATCTGGCCGCCGACGTCGTTGAGTTCGGCGCCCATCGCCACGAACGTGATGTTGACCGCATTGAGCATGAGCTCGACACACATGAACATGACCAGCGGGTTGCGGCGGATCAACAGACCCACCGCGCCGATCGCGAACAGGACGGCGGAGAGCACGAGGTACCACTCGGTGCTGACTTCCATCAGTCGCCTCCCCCTTCGTCGGCCGTGACCGCTTCGGCGCTGTGGTCGTCGCCCAGATCGCTGTCGTTGCCACCGAACGGGGCCGCGGGCGGCACGTCCATGGCGTTGGGCTCGAGGTCGTCCATCAGATCCTCGCCGGCCACCGAGCGGGTGAGCACGACGGCGGCGATGACCGCGATGGTGAGCAGCCCCGCGGTGATCTCGAAGGCGAGGGCGTAGTCGCTGAACAGGACCCGCCCGATGCGTTCGATGTCGGTGTAGTCACTGGTGAGGGCCTTCTCGCCGACGCCGCGGACCTGGCCGGTGAGTCCGTCGGACGCGATGACGGTGATGACCACACCGAGACCCAACAGGGCGGCGCCGATGATCGCGGCGAGCGGTTGCTGGCCTGCGATCGGCTCCTTGAGCTGCCACTCCTCGGCCTTGTCGACGCCGAGCAGCATGATGACGAACAGGAAGAGGATGACGATCGCGCCGGCGTAGACGACGACCTGCACGGCGGCGAGGAAGTGCGCCTCCTGCACGATGAACAGCAGCGCGACACCCATGAGGGTCTGCACCAGGAAGAGCGCGGAGTGCACCGGGTTCTTCGACGCGACGACACCGATGCCGCCGGTGAGCACGATGATCGCGCCAACGATGAAGGTGATCGTCTGGGCGGTCACGAGTCCCCCTCCGCCGCCGCGCCGCCGGACTGGCCCGTCTCGGGGGCCCGCACGCCGTAGCCGAGCTCGCCGGCCCAGTGCACGATGCCTTCGTAGCGGTGATCACCGGCGGGCGAGGTGGCCCGCATCCAGCCGGAGGTCATCTCGTCGTCGCCTTCGCGCCAGTCTTCCCAGGGCAGCTTCTGGGGCTTGCCGTCGTCGCCGACGACCAGCTCGTTCTTGGTGTAGATCGCGTCGTCGCGGTTGGTGAAGGAGAACTCGAAGAGCTTCGTCTCGGTGATCGCCTGCGTGGGGCACGCCTCGACGCACAGATCGCAGTGGATGCAACGCAGATAGTTGATCTCGTAGACGTAGCCGAACCGCTCCCCCGGCGAGGTCGGGGCTTCGGGGTCGTTGTCGGCGCCGCGCACATAGATGCATTTCGCGGGGCAGACCCCGGCGCACAGCTCGCAGCCGATGCACTTCTCCATGCCGTCTTCGTAGCGATTGAGGACATGGCGTCCGTGGAGCCGCTCGGTCTTCTCGCGCTTCTCGTCGAGCTTGCCCTCGGGGGCCTTGCCGCCGCGGTACTCGACGGTCATCGTCTTGCCGGTGTCGGTCGACTTGAAGAGCTTCTTGAAGGTGACGGCGAAGCCGCGGAAGTAGTCGGAGACGTCAGCCATGATCGGCCCCCTCTCGTTCGAGGCGTTCCTGTCGCGCCGTGCGTACGGCCGCCATCAGGAGACTGGCCATGACCATGCAGACGGCCATGAAACCGACCACGAAACCGGCGGTCTGCTCCCAGCCCCACCCACGGTCGTCGCCGACCTGGAGACCGGCGAGCAGGAGGAACCAGCCGAGGGCCAGCGGGATCAGCAGCTTCCAGCCGAGGTCCATGAGCTGGTCGTAGCGGAAGCGGGGCAGCGTGGCCCGGACCCACACCAGGGCGGTGAGGAACACCATGGTCTTGGCGAAGAACCAGACGATGCCCCAGATCCAGTCGGGACCGAAGAGCACCGGGCCGGCCGGGCCGCCCAGGAAGAGGGTGACCGCGATCGCCGACATCGTGATCTGGTTCATGAACTCGGCCAGGAAGAAGAGGGCGAACCGGATCGAGGAGTACTCGGTGTGGAAGCCACCGACGAGCTCCTGCTCGGCTTCGACGAGGTCGAAGGGCGGATGGTTGAGCTCGGCGGTGCCGGCGATCAGGAAGATCACGAAGGGCACGAAGCCGGTGATGATCAGGTTCCAGTTGGGCACGAAGCCCCAGAACCCCTCACCGGCCTGCTGGGCCACGATCTCGTTGGTCGAGAGCGAGCCGCTCATGAGCACGACGGCGGCGATGGCCAGGCCGAGGGCGGCCTCGTAGGACACCATCTGGGCCGAGGCCCGCACCGATCCGAGCAGCGGGTACTTCGAGCCCGACGACCAGCCGGCCAGCATGATGCCGTAGATGGCGAGCGACGACATGGCCAGGAAGAACAGGATGCCGACGGGCGGATCGGCCACCTGCAGGAAGGTGACGTTGTCACCCCAACCGAATGCGCCGGTCACGACGGTGCCGTCGTCGAGCACCCGACTCTCGTTGAAGTTGCCGCCGAGAGGAACGATGGCGAAAACGAGGAACGCGGGGACGAGCGACAGATAGGGCGCGAGCTTGAAGACGAACCGGTCCGACTTCTCGGGGATCAGGTCTTCCTTCATGAAGAGCTTGATGCCGTCGGCCAGGCTCTGGAGGATGCCCCACGGGCCGGCCACGCTCGGGCCGATGCGGTTCTGGAAATCGGCGATCACCTTGCGCAGGAACCAGATGTTGAGCATCACGGCCACGAGCAGGAACACGAAGGCGACCACGACCTTCAGCAGCACGAACCCGAAGTCGCCGAGATCGACGCCGTCGGTGAAGAGCGGATCGAGTGCGAGGATCATGGCCGCTCCACCCTGACGTCGGTGACCGCAGCAGAACTGTCGATAAGGGTGTTGGCCGCCCAACCGTCGACCGAGAACGGGATTGCGGCGGAGCCGGCGGGCACACCAGCGTCGCATGCGACCGGCGTCAAGAGGTGACCTCGGGCCGACTCGACCTTGACGACCGTGCCGGGTTCGACACCGAGCTTGTCGAAGTCGACCGGGTTGAGCCGGACCTGGATCGAGCGGGCGAGGCCGGCGCTGGCCGGGCTGTGGCGCAGGAGCACGCCGTCGTCGTACATCTTGCGAGTGGCGACGAGACGCAACGAGTAGGCGTCGTTGGCGGGGCCGTCACCGCTCGGCGCGGCCGGCGCGGCGATGTCGCCGGCCCCGGAGATCAGCACACCGTCGATACGGCCCTCGTCGAGCGCCGCCTCGGTGAGACCACCATGGACGGCGGAGACGGCGGCCAGCTCGGCCCGGATCGCCTCGGGGGAATCGACGCCGAGGTCGCTGCCCAAGCGCAGGGCGATCTCTGCCGCGATCATCCAGTCGGGGCGGGAGGTACCGGCCGGCGTGACCTTCTGCTCGCACACGCTCACGCGACCCTCGAGGTTGGTGAACGTGCCGCTCGACTCCGTGGGAGCGGCGGCGGCGAGGACCACACTGGCGAAACGCGTCGCCGAATCGTTGGGCAACATGTCGACGGCGATCACGAGGCCGGCGCCGGCCAGCCCGGCTTCGGCGAGCGCGTGATCGGGCACGTCGTTGATCGGATCGCACCCGAGGAGCACGAGGACCTCGACGTCACCGGCCTGCGCGGCCGCGAGGATGCCTGCGGCATCGTTGCCCACCGACGTGGGTGTCGACGGCCACGCGTCGGCGAAGCGCGACGCGCCCGCCGTGAGCGTGGTGCGACCGGGGAGCAGACCCGGCGAGAGCCCGTTGTCGAGCGCGCCGTGGATGTTGCCCCGGCGCAGCGCCGACAGGAACGAGACGTCGGGGAGGGCGGCGAGGGCGAGGGCGGCCGACACGGCGGCATCGGCCGATTCGGCCAGCGACGCACGGCCGAGTACGACCGTGACCGGGCCGGCGATCGCGGCGGCTGCGGCGGCGATGGCGTCGGCCTCGACCCCGCCGGCCGCGGAAGCGGCACCGGTGGTCGCGGCGACCAGCGCGGCGGCGACGTCGCCGACCTCGCCGGGACGCGGGTGCAGGGAGTGGGCGGCGATCCCGCTGAGACCGCTGCGGTGCGGGGTCAGCTCGATGAGGGTGGCGCCGTCTTCGACGACCGCGTGACGCAGGCGCAGATACAGCGCCCCGAGCTCTTCCTTGGGGTCGGGACCGACCAGGATCACGGTGCCACCGGCGCGGCAGGCATCGTCGATGGTGGCGCGGGGCAGACCGAGTACGACCTCGGGAGGGAGACCGTCGGCCAGCTGGGCGTCGACATGGTCGGTACCCACCACGCCCTTCATCAGCTTGGCCCAGGCGTATTGCGCCTCGTTGGTCATGCGGGCGCCGCCGAGGACGGCGACCCGGTTCGGATCGGCGTCGCGCAACGCCTCGACGACTCGGGTGAGGGCGTCGGCCCAGCCGGTCGGCACGAGGTCGCCGGTCACCGGGTGCGTCACCATCGGTGAATGGAGTCGGGCCTCGGAGTTGATCGCCTCGAACCCGAAGCGCTCCTTGTCGGACAACCAGCCCCAGTTGACGGGATCGGCGTCGACACCGAGAACCCGCAGCACCTGGTTGCGCGACGACTGGACGGTGATACGGGAGCCGACCGAGTCGACCCACGCCGTCGAGATCGTCTCCTCGAGGTCCCACGGGCGGGCCTTGAAACGGTAGGGCTTGGCGGTGAGCGCGCCCACCGGGCAGATCTGCACGGTGTTGCCCGAGAAGTAGGAGGCGAAGGGCTCGTCGGGGAAGGTGTTGACCTGGGTGTTGTTGCCCCGGTCCATGAAGTGGATCAGCGTGTCGCCGGCGACCTCGTCGGCGAAGCGGGTGCAACGATCACACAGGATGCAGCGCTCGCGGTCGAGATAGACGGTGTCGCTGATGGCGATCGGCTTTTCGTAGTGACGCTTCTCCTCGACGAAGCGCGACTCACCGGGGCCGTAGGCGACGGTCTGGTCCTGCAGCGGGCATTCGCCGCCCTTGTCGCAGACCGGGCAGTCGAGCGGGTGGTTGATGAGCAGGAACTCGAGAACGCCGTCCTGGGCCTTCTTGGTCAGCTCGGTCTCGGTCTCGACGGTCATGCCGTCGGTGACCGGGAGCATGCAGCTCGGCTGCAGCGCCGGACCGCGGCCGGTGTCGACCTCGACGAGGCACATGCGGCACATGCCCACCGGGTTCATGCGCGGGTGGTAGCAAAAGCGCGGGATGTAGGTGCCGGTGCGCTCGCACGCGTCGATCAGCAACTCGTCGGGGTTCGCGGCGATCTCGACCCCGTTGACCGTGACCGAGACCGTCGACAGCTCGTTGTGGGTATCGGTCACGTTTCACGCTCCGTCTCTCCGGTAGCGACGGCAACCGACATGACGGGAATGGTGTCGCGCTTGGTGATCTTCGCCTCGTACTCGTGTCGGAAGCGGCGGATGGTCGAGGCGATGGGCGCGACCGACGACGGACCCAGCGGGCAGATCGTGGTCTGCTTCGGCGGGAACGGGATCGCGTCGAGCCCCTGCGACGGGTCGGCGGCGACGGGATAGGGACCGGGCGAGATGTTGTCGGCGATGTCGAGCAGCATGTCGATGTCGCTCGGACGCCCCTCGCCGTCGAGGATGCGCTGCAGGACGCGCTCCTCCCATGTGGTTCCTTCGCGACACGGGGTGCACTTGCCGCACGACTCTCGGGCGTAGAAACGCACGAGCCGCAGCGCGGCCTTGACCGCGTCGGTGGTCTCGTCCATCACGATGATCGCGCCGGAGCCGAGCATCGAACCGGCAGCGCCGATCTCGCGTCCCTCGAGCGGCAGGTCGACCTGTTCGGGGAAGAACCAGGGTGCGGAGCCGCCACCGGGCACGAACATCTTGAGCTCGTGCCCTTCGCGGATGCCCTGGCAGAAGTTGTCGCCGTAGAAGAGGTCGCGGAACGTGGTGACGCCCTGCTCGATCTCGTAGACGCCCGGACGCTGCACGTGGCCCGAGACCGCGACGAGACGGGTGCCCGGCGAGGCCTCGGACCCGTAGGTCTTGTACTGGGCGGCGCCGTTGTTCATCAACCACGGCAGGTTGGCGAGGGTCTCGACATTGTTGACGATGGTCGGCTGACCGTAGAGGCCGATGGCCGCCGGGAAGTAGGGGGGCTTGAGCCGGGGCATGCCCCGGTTGCCCTCGAGGCTCTCGATGAGGGCCGTCTCCTCACCGACGATGTAGGCGCCGGCACCCCACGTGAGGGTGATGTCGACGCTGAACTCGGTGCCCATGATGTTCTTGCCGACATAGCCCTTGGCATAGGCGTCGTTGAGGGCCTGGGCGATGCGTTCCTGGGCCAGGGCCATCTCGCCGCGGACATAGAGGAAGCACTGGGCGAGGCCGAGCGCGTAGCACGCGATGAGGCAGCCCTCGATGAGCTGGTGGGGGTCGCGCTCCATGAGGAGGCGGTCCTTGTAGGTGCCGGGCTCGGACTCGTCGCCGTTGACGACGAGGTAGTACGGGTACTTGCCGGGCGGCATGAACCCCCACTTGACGCCGGCCGGGAAGCCGGCACCGCCGCGACCGAGCACGGTCGCCTCGCGGACCTCGTTGTGGACTTCGGCCGGTGTGCGGTCGAGCGCGGCGCGCAGACCCTGGTAGGCGCCGGTGGCCTCGGCCCGACCCATGGTGAACGAATCCTCGTGGGGGAACCGGGCGGTGACGATCTTGGGACCGTCGTTGTCAACGTAGCCGGGGGCGTGGGGAACGTAGGCGTGGGTCGGCATCAGCCCTCCCCTGCGGTTTCGTCGGACGCGACGTCGTTGCGGGCCAGCCACACCGGCGCTTCGCGTGCCGCTTCGGGAGGCACGATCCCGGCACCGCGGCCCGCGGGGATCGACTGGCGGACCAGACCAAGGGTCCCGTGCTCGGGGATGTCGACGGCCCGGCCGTGACGGAGGTCGTCGATCAGGGAGTCGAAGTCCTCGTTGGTCACCCGGAGACGGTAGCGATAGTTGACCTGCAGGCAGGGGGCCTCGGTGCAGGCCGCGATGCACTCGACGTCTTCGATCGTGAACATGCCATCCGCGGTGGTGCCACCGGCCTTCACCCCGAGGGTCGATTCGGCGTGGGCGAGGAGTTCCTCACCGCCGAGCAACTGGCACGAGAGGTTGGTGCACACGTTGACCACATAGGTGCCCACCGGATGGAACTTGAACATCTCGTAGAACGAACCGGTGCCCTTGACCTCCGCGGGCGTGGTGCCGGTCAGCTCCGCGATGTGACGCATGGCGTCGTCGGTGACCCAACCGTCCTGCTCCTGGGCGAGATGCAGCAGCGGAATCAGGGCCGACTTGGGGCGCGGGTAGCGCGAGATGATCTCGAGTGCGGTCGCGAGGTTGGAATCGGAGAAACGTGCCATCAGCGATCGACCTCGCCCATGATCGGGTCGACCGAGGAGATGATCGCCACACCATCGGCGATCAGACCGTCCTTCATCAGATGCGGCATCGTCTGCAGATTGATGAAGCTCGGGCCTCGGACGTGCATGCGGTAGGGATGGGAGGAGCCGTCGCTCACGATGTAGACACCGAGTTCGCCACGGGGCGACTCGACGGCGCAATAGGCCTCGCCGGCCGGGACCTTGTAGCCCTCGGTGAAGATCTTGAAGTGGTGGATGAGCGCTTCCATCGACTGGTCGATCCGCACACGGGGCGGCGGCGTGACCTTCTTGTCCTGGATCCGATAGTCGCCGGAGGGCATCTTCTCGAGGATCTGGCGGACGATCTTCATCGATTCGCGGATCTCGTTGAGCCGGATCGCAAAGCGGTCGTAGCAGTCGCCGTAGGTGCCGACGATCACGTCGAAGTCGACCTGGTCGTAGGCGAGGTAGGGCTGGGACCGGCGGAGGTCCCAGGCGTAGCCGGTCGAGCGCAACAACGGGCCGGTGGCCGACAGCGCGAGCGCCTCGTCGGTGTTGAGGACGCCGACACCCTGGAGCCGCTCGCGCCAGATCGGCTGGCCGGTCATGAGGATGTCGTACTCCTGGAGACGGGGCTCGGTGATGTCGAGCACC
This is a stretch of genomic DNA from Acidimicrobiales bacterium. It encodes these proteins:
- the nuoH gene encoding NADH-quinone oxidoreductase subunit NuoH; amino-acid sequence: MILALDPLFTDGVDLGDFGFVLLKVVVAFVFLLVAVMLNIWFLRKVIADFQNRIGPSVAGPWGILQSLADGIKLFMKEDLIPEKSDRFVFKLAPYLSLVPAFLVFAIVPLGGNFNESRVLDDGTVVTGAFGWGDNVTFLQVADPPVGILFFLAMSSLAIYGIMLAGWSSGSKYPLLGSVRASAQMVSYEAALGLAIAAVVLMSGSLSTNEIVAQQAGEGFWGFVPNWNLIITGFVPFVIFLIAGTAELNHPPFDLVEAEQELVGGFHTEYSSIRFALFFLAEFMNQITMSAIAVTLFLGGPAGPVLFGPDWIWGIVWFFAKTMVFLTALVWVRATLPRFRYDQLMDLGWKLLIPLALGWFLLLAGLQVGDDRGWGWEQTAGFVVGFMAVCMVMASLLMAAVRTARQERLEREGADHG
- the nuoF gene encoding NADH-quinone oxidoreductase subunit NuoF, translated to MPTHAYVPHAPGYVDNDGPKIVTARFPHEDSFTMGRAEATGAYQGLRAALDRTPAEVHNEVREATVLGRGGAGFPAGVKWGFMPPGKYPYYLVVNGDESEPGTYKDRLLMERDPHQLIEGCLIACYALGLAQCFLYVRGEMALAQERIAQALNDAYAKGYVGKNIMGTEFSVDITLTWGAGAYIVGEETALIESLEGNRGMPRLKPPYFPAAIGLYGQPTIVNNVETLANLPWLMNNGAAQYKTYGSEASPGTRLVAVSGHVQRPGVYEIEQGVTTFRDLFYGDNFCQGIREGHELKMFVPGGGSAPWFFPEQVDLPLEGREIGAAGSMLGSGAIIVMDETTDAVKAALRLVRFYARESCGKCTPCREGTTWEERVLQRILDGEGRPSDIDMLLDIADNISPGPYPVAADPSQGLDAIPFPPKQTTICPLGPSSVAPIASTIRRFRHEYEAKITKRDTIPVMSVAVATGETERET
- the nuoI gene encoding NADH-quinone oxidoreductase subunit NuoI encodes the protein MADVSDYFRGFAVTFKKLFKSTDTGKTMTVEYRGGKAPEGKLDEKREKTERLHGRHVLNRYEDGMEKCIGCELCAGVCPAKCIYVRGADNDPEAPTSPGERFGYVYEINYLRCIHCDLCVEACPTQAITETKLFEFSFTNRDDAIYTKNELVVGDDGKPQKLPWEDWREGDDEMTSGWMRATSPAGDHRYEGIVHWAGELGYGVRAPETGQSGGAAAEGDS
- a CDS encoding NAD(P)H-dependent oxidoreductase subunit E; the protein is MARFSDSNLATALEIISRYPRPKSALIPLLHLAQEQDGWVTDDAMRHIAELTGTTPAEVKGTGSFYEMFKFHPVGTYVVNVCTNLSCQLLGGEELLAHAESTLGVKAGGTTADGMFTIEDVECIAACTEAPCLQVNYRYRLRVTNEDFDSLIDDLRHGRAVDIPEHGTLGLVRQSIPAGRGAGIVPPEAAREAPVWLARNDVASDETAGEG
- the nuoG gene encoding NADH-quinone oxidoreductase subunit NuoG; this encodes MTDTHNELSTVSVTVNGVEIAANPDELLIDACERTGTYIPRFCYHPRMNPVGMCRMCLVEVDTGRGPALQPSCMLPVTDGMTVETETELTKKAQDGVLEFLLINHPLDCPVCDKGGECPLQDQTVAYGPGESRFVEEKRHYEKPIAISDTVYLDRERCILCDRCTRFADEVAGDTLIHFMDRGNNTQVNTFPDEPFASYFSGNTVQICPVGALTAKPYRFKARPWDLEETISTAWVDSVGSRITVQSSRNQVLRVLGVDADPVNWGWLSDKERFGFEAINSEARLHSPMVTHPVTGDLVPTGWADALTRVVEALRDADPNRVAVLGGARMTNEAQYAWAKLMKGVVGTDHVDAQLADGLPPEVVLGLPRATIDDACRAGGTVILVGPDPKEELGALYLRLRHAVVEDGATLIELTPHRSGLSGIAAHSLHPRPGEVGDVAAALVAATTGAASAAGGVEADAIAAAAAAIAGPVTVVLGRASLAESADAAVSAALALAALPDVSFLSALRRGNIHGALDNGLSPGLLPGRTTLTAGASRFADAWPSTPTSVGNDAAGILAAAQAGDVEVLVLLGCDPINDVPDHALAEAGLAGAGLVIAVDMLPNDSATRFASVVLAAAAPTESSGTFTNLEGRVSVCEQKVTPAGTSRPDWMIAAEIALRLGSDLGVDSPEAIRAELAAVSAVHGGLTEAALDEGRIDGVLISGAGDIAAPAAPSGDGPANDAYSLRLVATRKMYDDGVLLRHSPASAGLARSIQVRLNPVDFDKLGVEPGTVVKVESARGHLLTPVACDAGVPAGSAAIPFSVDGWAANTLIDSSAAVTDVRVERP